Proteins encoded together in one Candidatus Paceibacterota bacterium window:
- a CDS encoding class I SAM-dependent methyltransferase — translation MAINSNLLRKNRFIIEKIRALSMKRAREVAGEIEEHLNPKDLVLDIGAGNCNVTEALMDDGYEVTAIDVKNLSLAEDIRPVIYDGNTIPFKNKQFDVALILFVLHHTKNPIRILSEAARVSEKIIVMEDVFDNDIGKYVTFAVDSILNQEFFGHPHSNMSDSQWKNVFSKLHLSVEFERTEKWRLLIDHATYCLRDKS, via the coding sequence ATGGCGATCAATTCAAATCTTTTGCGCAAAAACAGGTTTATCATCGAAAAGATCCGCGCTTTGAGCATGAAAAGAGCCAGGGAAGTGGCCGGTGAGATCGAGGAACATCTGAACCCGAAAGATCTCGTCTTGGACATAGGCGCCGGGAACTGCAATGTTACGGAGGCGCTGATGGATGATGGATACGAGGTAACAGCCATTGATGTCAAAAACCTGAGCCTCGCGGAAGACATAAGACCGGTGATCTACGATGGAAACACGATCCCGTTCAAAAACAAGCAATTCGACGTAGCGCTTATTCTGTTTGTCCTGCACCACACAAAGAATCCGATCAGGATCCTGAGCGAAGCTGCAAGAGTTTCAGAAAAGATAATCGTCATGGAAGACGTTTTTGATAATGACATAGGGAAATACGTCACATTCGCCGTCGACAGCATTCTTAATCAGGAATTTTTCGGCCATCCCCATTCGAATATGAGCGACTCCCAGTGGAAAAATGTTTTTTCCAAGCTGCATCTGTCCGTAGAATTTGAAAGAACCGAAAAATGGCGGCTGCTTATCGATCACGCAACATACTGTCTGAGAGATAAGAGCTAA
- a CDS encoding MGMT family protein, translating to MQMNRTYFIKEVLRITSEIPEGKTLSYKEVARLAGKAKAYRAVGNILSKNFDPAVPCHRVIRSDGKAGGYNRGEKKKIKILVKEKAYK from the coding sequence ATGCAAATGAACCGGACTTATTTTATTAAAGAAGTTCTCCGTATTACATCGGAAATACCCGAAGGGAAAACTTTGAGCTATAAAGAAGTGGCGAGGCTCGCCGGTAAGGCGAAAGCATACAGAGCGGTCGGAAACATTCTTTCGAAAAATTTCGATCCTGCCGTCCCCTGTCATCGCGTCATCAGATCCGACGGAAAAGCCGGAGGATATAACAGAGGAGAAAAGAAAAAGATAAAGATACTGGTAAAAGAAAAAGCATATAAATAA
- a CDS encoding RNA-binding protein, producing the protein MAKKLYVGGLSYGTTDDTLKTGFAQAGNVESAIVIMDKMSGRSKGFGFVEFSTDEEADKAIEMFNGKEFDGRKINVSEARPPKERDNRA; encoded by the coding sequence ATGGCAAAAAAATTGTACGTTGGTGGTCTGTCATACGGAACCACTGATGACACCCTGAAAACGGGCTTTGCTCAGGCGGGAAATGTTGAATCTGCGATCGTCATCATGGACAAAATGTCAGGCAGATCAAAAGGTTTCGGTTTCGTTGAATTTTCAACCGACGAAGAAGCCGACAAGGCTATTGAAATGTTCAATGGCAAGGAATTCGACGGAAGAAAGATCAATGTCAGCGAAGCAAGACCTCCGAAAGAACGAGATAATAGAGCATAA
- a CDS encoding HD domain-containing protein, with product MTKNSSKDQAKLFRFLDKIENLKSTLRYVSLKSGRKESSAEHSWRLSLMAFLAAEELKLDIDTDRAVKIALVHDIAESITGDIDAIKIKNGEITKESKNKLEARAMENLRNLAPKKTGSHVYGLWEEYESGKTKEAKYIKALDKLETLLQLSETGHKIYDDPEFMVHYADKAISNFPELKNMLIEIKKNLKREFKKGNILWKKEYDDLN from the coding sequence ATGACAAAAAATAGCTCAAAAGACCAAGCGAAACTTTTCAGATTTCTGGATAAGATCGAAAATCTAAAATCAACCCTCAGATATGTCTCGTTGAAATCCGGAAGAAAAGAATCCAGTGCCGAACACTCATGGAGGCTTTCACTTATGGCCTTTTTGGCTGCAGAAGAATTAAAATTGGATATTGACACTGATCGCGCCGTCAAAATCGCACTTGTCCATGACATTGCAGAGTCGATAACCGGCGACATTGATGCAATCAAAATCAAAAATGGGGAGATAACAAAAGAAAGCAAAAATAAGCTCGAGGCTAGAGCGATGGAAAACCTGAGAAACCTCGCGCCAAAAAAAACCGGATCGCATGTATATGGACTGTGGGAAGAATACGAATCAGGAAAAACAAAAGAAGCAAAATACATAAAGGCACTTGATAAGCTTGAAACTCTTTTACAGCTATCAGAAACGGGCCACAAGATCTATGATGATCCGGAATTCATGGTACATTATGCGGATAAAGCGATCTCAAATTTCCCCGAATTAAAAAACATGCTTATTGAAATTAAAAAGAATCTAAAAAGGGAATTTAAAAAGGGAAACATTCTATGGAAAAAAGAATATGACGATCTGAATTAA
- the mutM gene encoding bifunctional DNA-formamidopyrimidine glycosylase/DNA-(apurinic or apyrimidinic site) lyase, which translates to MPELPEVETIRKDLKKMLIGKMISAVDIIEPRSVRNEAGLFKRILQKNYFTDMKRKGKLLIMELSGGNSLLVRLGMTGQLIYGSGHIPTKHTRVIISFKDGSKLLFNDIRKFGSLFAATDPEKDLILKRIGIDPLDKQFSLEYFKAMIKNKKKTLKAFLLDQGSVSGIGNIYADEICFDSKLKPGRNTAGLNDMDIEMLYNSIIGILHLAIKNRGTTFSDYVDASGKKGRFSEHLKVYGKEKDDCARCKTRSIKKIKIAGRSTRFCGLCQK; encoded by the coding sequence ATGCCCGAACTCCCAGAAGTTGAAACGATCAGAAAAGATCTGAAAAAAATGCTCATCGGAAAAATGATATCAGCTGTAGATATTATAGAGCCGAGATCCGTCAGAAATGAAGCGGGACTTTTCAAAAGAATTCTGCAGAAAAACTATTTTACAGACATGAAGAGAAAGGGAAAATTGCTCATTATGGAGCTTTCGGGCGGCAACTCTCTTCTGGTCCGCCTTGGCATGACCGGCCAGCTGATCTATGGATCCGGACATATTCCGACAAAACATACGAGAGTCATTATCAGTTTCAAGGATGGATCGAAACTGTTATTTAACGATATACGGAAGTTCGGTTCGCTTTTTGCGGCAACCGATCCCGAAAAAGATCTCATTCTGAAAAGGATTGGGATAGACCCCCTCGACAAACAGTTCAGTTTGGAATATTTCAAAGCTATGATTAAAAATAAAAAAAAGACGCTGAAGGCATTTTTGCTGGATCAGGGATCGGTATCCGGCATCGGCAACATCTATGCGGACGAGATCTGCTTTGACTCGAAACTCAAGCCCGGCAGGAACACGGCAGGCCTTAATGACATGGATATTGAAATGCTATATAATTCAATCATCGGAATACTTCATCTTGCCATAAAGAACAGGGGCACGACCTTCAGCGACTATGTGGATGCAAGCGGAAAGAAAGGGCGATTCTCAGAACATCTTAAGGTCTATGGAAAAGAAAAAGATGATTGCGCAAGGTGCAAAACGAGATCGATTAAAAAGATTAAAATTGCCGGAAGATCAACGCGGTTCTGCGGACTTTGCCAAAAATAA
- a CDS encoding class I SAM-dependent methyltransferase produces the protein MALYNTRFSETTSGSSSLRRMIHEKKILQLLKPKQDDVILDFGCNKGDLVSFLRSHSENVYGCDVNREAIENSPVKGLSLISEKGLGYKNNSFDKIVSSHVIEHISDLKRTFEEIERVLRPTGTCVLIYPLEIFRGSNNLIQCWKIYGNPLYSRKLHVQKLNPGKIKRLTGMKLIKKGIFFAPFPTYYTVLKNEE, from the coding sequence ATGGCATTATACAACACCAGATTCTCCGAAACCACAAGCGGTTCATCTTCGCTTCGCCGCATGATCCATGAAAAAAAGATATTGCAATTATTAAAACCTAAACAAGACGACGTGATCCTCGACTTCGGATGCAATAAAGGCGATCTCGTTTCGTTTCTAAGAAGTCATTCCGAAAACGTCTATGGATGCGATGTTAACAGAGAAGCCATAGAAAATTCTCCTGTAAAAGGGCTCAGCCTCATCAGCGAAAAAGGACTGGGCTATAAGAACAATTCATTTGATAAGATCGTTTCTTCCCATGTCATAGAGCACATATCCGATCTTAAAAGAACATTCGAGGAAATCGAAAGAGTTCTCAGGCCCACCGGCACATGCGTCCTCATATATCCCCTGGAAATATTCAGAGGTTCGAATAACCTGATCCAATGCTGGAAAATATACGGAAATCCCCTTTACTCCAGAAAACTCCACGTCCAAAAACTTAACCCCGGAAAGATTAAGCGCCTGACCGGCATGAAACTCATCAAAAAGGGCATTTTCTTTGCCCCCTTTCCAACCTATTACACAGTCCTGAAAAATGAAGAATGA
- a CDS encoding glutaredoxin family protein has translation MNVKVYTSPTCPYCLMAKTFLENNNIKFEEIDVSADEKVAMEIIQKSGHIGVPIIEINGSYIAGFDEEEIKKKLYL, from the coding sequence ATGAACGTAAAAGTATATACCTCCCCCACATGCCCTTATTGCCTTATGGCAAAGACATTTCTGGAAAATAACAATATCAAGTTTGAAGAGATCGACGTCTCGGCGGACGAGAAAGTCGCAATGGAAATAATACAAAAAAGCGGACACATAGGCGTTCCGATCATCGAGATCAACGGCTCATATATTGCGGGTTTTGACGAAGAAGAGATCAAGAAAAAGCTTTATCTATAG